The segment GTCGAGGCGTTGGGTGAACTCCTCGGCGACGTCGGGCAGCCGGCGCAGCGCCCACAGCGCCCGGGCCGCCGTCCAGGTGGCGTCCCGGGCGCGCTCCAGGCTCCAGGAGCCGAGCAGATGGGTGAGCGGATCGGCGATCTGCAACAGGTCGGGGCCCGGCATCAGTTCTTCGCGGACGCGTTCCTCCAGCGAGCCGAGGAGATCGCCCACACGGTCGAACTCGTCCTCCAGGTCGGCCGGTTCGCAGCCCAGGCCACGACAGGCGTCCACCACGGCGAGCGCGAGGTCGTGCCCGATGTGTGCGTTGACCCCCGCGAGCGCGAACTGGAGCGGGCGTACGCCGGGATGGCGGCGGAACTGGAGCAGCGGACGCCAGCAGGCCGGCGGGCGCCCGTCGTCGCACACCGGGTCGACCGCGTCCAGGTAGCGCTCGGCGAACCGCACGTCCAGCGTGACCGCGGCGTCCGCGTCCGGGAAGCGGCCCGTGTCGATGCGCCGGTCGACCTCCTCGGTGACGGCCAGGTAGACACGGTTGAAGACCGCGACCCCGTCCCCGGGAGGCAGAACCGCGTCGAGGGCGCGCATCCGGGCGAGCACGGCGTCGACGCCCGGGCGGGCCGGGCCGGTACCCGTGTCGACACCGTTCTGGACGTGTGGGGTGATCTGTTCCGATTGCGGCATGGGGGCAGGGTGGCAGTCCTAGGCTGACCCGCGTGCCGGCGGGCCCGGAGCTTCCCCGGAACGGGGGAACGGACCCGTCGTGCGGGAGGGGAGCGGCACGGTGGCAGGGTTGCTGGAGCGACGGTCGGGCCGGCGGGGCGTCATGGTCGCCGCCGCCTCGGTGGTGGTGGTGCTGGGCGCCGCGGCCGGGACGCTGACCGCATACGGCGACGGGGGCGACGACGGCCCGCGCGGCGCCGGCCGGCCCCACCCGAAGGCGAGCGCGTCGCTCGTGGTCCCCGCGTCCGCGCCCCCGCCCTCGCCGTCCGTGTCCGCCTCCGCCTCGGTCCCGGCGGCGCGGCCGAAGCCCTCGCCCGGCCGTACCGCGCGTGTCCCGCGGGCCGCCGCCGGCTCCACCGGCCTCTACCGCCACCCCGACTCCCAGGTGCTCGACTGGGTCCGCGCCAACCCGGGGGATCCGCGCACCGCCGTCATCGAGTCCGAGATCGCGAGCCGGCCGGCGGCCGTGTGGTTCACCGAGTACGACCCGGAGACCGTCACCTCGCGGGTCCGCGCGGTCACCTCCGGCGCGGCCGCCCAGGGCCGGGTGCCCGTGCTGGTGGCCTACGCGATCCCGGACCGGGACTGCGGCGGTGCCTCCGAGGGCGGCGCGCCCGATCTCGACGCCTACGCGGGCTGGATCGACGCCTTCGCCGCCGGGCTCGGCCGGGGCGAGGCCGTGGTGGTCCTGGAGCCCGATTCCGTCGCCCAGACCGACTGCCTCGACGCAGCGGTCCGGGCCGCCCGGCTCGCCGCGCTGGCCCGGGCGGGGCGTGTGCTCAAGGGGGCGGACCCCAGGGCGCGCGTCTACTACGACGCCGGCCACTCGGCCTGGAACTCCCCGGCCGCGCAGGCCGCCCTGCTGAGACAGGCCGGTGCCGCCTCGGCCGCGTCCTCCGACGGGATCTTCAGCAACGTCTCCAACTTCCACCGCACGGCCGACGAGGTCGCCTACGACCGCCGGGTCCTCGACGCCCTCGGCGGCCCGCCGGGCCTGGGCGCGGTGATCGACACCAGCCGCAACGGCAACGGCGCGCCCGCCGACGGCGAGTGGTGCGACCCGGACGGCCGCAGCATCGGCAGCGCCCCCACCTTCCGGACCGGTCAGGACCGCATCGACGCCTATCTGTGGGTGAAGCTGCCGGGGGAGTCGGACGGCTGCAAGGGCGCGGCCGGTGAGTTCAGCCCGTCGTACGCCTACGAGCTGGCCTCGTCGTAGCTGCTGGTGCCCCCGTCCAGCAGGGGCCGCCCCGCCTTGAGATGGGCGGGCGCGAACGCGCGCAGCGCGTGGTAGCCGATGACGACGACGAGCGTGCCGAGCGCGATACCGCTCAGCGAGAAGGTGTCCGTGAACGTCAGCGTCACGTTGCCGACGCCGATGATGATGCCCGCGGCGGCCGGTACCAGGTTGAGCGGGTTGCGCAGGTCGACGCCGGCGGTGATCCAGATCTGCGCGCCGAGCAGGCCGATCATGCCGTACAGGATGACGGTGATGCCGCCGAGGACGCCGCCGGGGATCGCGGCGACGACCGCGCCGAACTTCGGGCACAGGCCGAAGAGGAGGGCGAACCCGGCGGCGGCCCAGTAGGCGGCGGTCGAGTAGACGCGGGTCGCGGCCATCACGCCGATGTTCTCGGAATAGGTGGTGTTGGGCGGGCCGCCCACCGCCGTGGACAGCATGGAGCCCACCCCGTCGGCCGAGATCGCCGTGCCGAGCCGGTCGTCGAGGTCGTCGCCGGTCATCTCGCCGACCGCCTTGACGTGGCCCGCGTTCTCCGCGACGAGCGCGATGACGACGGGGAGCGCCACGAGGATCGCCGACCATTCGAAGGACGGGCCGTGGAAGGACGGCAGTCCGATCCAGTCGGCGTGGGCGACCCCGGACAGGTCGAGCCGCCAGTGGTCGGTGACCTTGCCGCTCGCGTCGGCGGAATGGATCCGGCCGAAGACCCGGTCGAACAGCCACGAGACGCCGTACCCGAAGACCAGGCCGAGGAAGATCGCGATGCGGGAGAGGAATCCGCGCAGGCAGACCACGGCCGTACCGGTGAACGCCATGACGAGCAGGGCCGTCCACTGGTCCTGCGGCCAGTAGGTGGTGGCGGTGACGGGGGCGAGGTTGAAGCCGATGAGCATCACGACCGCGCCCGTCACGATCGGCGGCATGGCGGTGTGGATGATCCCCGCCCCGAACCGCTGCACGGCCAGCCCGACCAGGAACAGCGCGACGCCGACGACGAACACCGCGCCGGTGACGGTGGCGCTGGTGCCGCCCTGGGCCCGGATGACGGCGGCCACGCCCACGAAGGACAGCGAGCAGCCGAGGTAACTGGGCACCCGGCCGCGGGTCGCGAGCAGGAAGATCACCGTCGACACGCCGGACATCATGATGGCGAGGTTGGGGTCGAGGCCCATCAGGACGGGCGCGACGAAGGAGGCCCCGAACATCGCCACCACGTGCTGGGCGCCGAGTCCCGCCGTGCGCGGCCAGGAGAGCCGTTCGTCGGGACGGACCACCGCGCCGGGCGCCGGGGTGCGTCCGTCGCCGTGCAGTTTCCATCGGACGCCAAGATCCATGGTGCGGGTTCGCCTTCCTGGGGTGCGGATGTCCGGACCATTCTCACGCGGAACCGGAGGGTGAGCGACCGCTTAGCGACCCCGTACCATGGCGGTAGTTTCCTCATACATGCACAGGAGCCCCCGCAGTGACCGCCGAACCCGTGACCGCCCCGGCCCCGACCGCCCCGGCCCCGACTGCCTCCGCCGTCCCGTACGGCCGGATCGTCCCCGTCACCGTCCACTTCGACGACCTGGACGCCCTCGGCATGCTGCACAACGCCCGCTACCCGCTCCTCGTGGAGCGGGCCTGGAGCGAGTTCTGGCAGGACAACGGCGTCCGCTTCGACGGGGACTGGGCGAGCGCCGGGGACGCCTGCAACGTCGTCAGGGAACTGCGGATCGGCTACGAGGTCCCGGTGACCCGGTCCGGCCCTTACGCCGTGCACCTCTGGCTGGAGCGGCTCGGCAGGACGGGCCTGACGTACGGTTTCCGGCTCTGCTCCGCCGACGGCGGCACGACGTACGCGCGGGGCACCCGGGTCCTGGTGCGGCTCGACGCGGCCACCCTGCGCCCCACGCCGTGGAGCGAGGCTTTCAGGGCCGCGGGCCGGGCACTGCTGCGGCCTGCGGACTGACCTTCGCGCGGGTGCGCTCGCCGCTGCGCAGCACGCCCGCGAAGAGCACGAGCCCGCACGCCAGCAGCGTCACCACGCCGAACGACACCACCAGGCTGGTCGCCTGCGCCACCCCGCCGATGAGACTCGGGGCGATCAGGCCGGAGGTGTAGGTGATCGTCGCGACGCCCGCGATGGCCTGACTCGGGTTGGGTCCGCTGTGTCCCGCCGCCGCGAAGCACAGGGGCACGACGACCGCGATGCCGAGCCCCATCAGCCCGAACCCGCCCATCGCCACCGCGGGATGCCCCGCGAGGACGATCAGCAGTCCGCCCACCGCGGCGAGGACCCCGCCCGCCCGGACGGTGCGCACCGCGCCGAACCGGTTCACCACGGCGTCGCCCGCGATCCGGGCCACCGCCATCGTGAACATGAAGCCGGTCGTGCAGGCCGCCGCGGCCGCGGCGGACGAGGCCAGCTCGTCGCGCAGGTAGACCGCCGACCAGTCGAGGCTGGCGCCCTCGGCGAAGACCGCGCAGAAGCCGACCGCTCCGATCAGCAGCGCCGAACGGGGCGGCAGGGCGAACCGCGGGGGCGGTTCCTCGTCCTCGGCGGGCCGCAGGTCCAGCACCCAGCGGCAGGCCAGCAGGCCGAGGAGGGTGAGGACGCCCGCCGCCAGCACGTGGTGCACGCGCGCGTCCGCTCCCAGGTGCGCGGCGAGCGTGCCGCCCGCCGAACCGACCAGGGCGCCCGCGCTCCACATGCCGTGCAGCCCCGACATGATCGACCGGTCGAGCAGCCGCTCGACCTCGACCCCCAGGGCGTTCATCGCCACGTCGGCCATGCCCGCGGACGCGCCGTAGGTGAACATCGCCAGGCACAGCGTCAGCAGGTTCGGCGCCAGGGCGGGCAGCGTCAGGGAGAGCGTCCACAGCGCGAGCAGCGCGCGCAGGGCCGTCCGGCTGCCGAAGCGGTGGGTGACCGAGCCGGCCAGCGGCATCGCGCAGGCCGCGCCGAACGCCGTGAAGGCGAGCGCGAAGCCGAGCTGCCCGGTGGACACGCCGGCGTGGTCCTGGATCCACGGCACCCGGGTGGCGAAGGAGCCGGTCACCGCTCCGTGCACGGCGAACACGGCGGCCACGGCGTACCGGGAACGCCTCACCTGCGAGGGTGCGTGGATCGCTCCGCCCACTTGGCTCATTCTCGTGTTCCCTTCCGGATCCGCGCCGCGCCGTCGCGATGCCGTCGTAAACTATCAGGGACCCTGCCTGATAAATAGAGGGCCGTGGTCGGCGTTCATCGACCGGGTCCCCCTCGGCCGTGGGAGGATTCCCGCCATGCCCGCATCCCCGAGCACCGCCCGGGCCATCAACGACCGGCTCGCCCTGCGGCTGCTGCAACAGCAAGGCCCGCTGACGGCAGGACAGTTGAAGCAGCTCACCGGTCTGTCCCGGCCGACCGTCGCCGACCTGGTCGAACGCCTCGCCGCCGCCGGGCTGATCGAGGTCGTCGGAGAGGCGGGCGAGCAGCGCCGCGGGCCGAACGCCCGGCTCTACGGCATCGTCGCCGACCGCGCCCACCTGGCCGCGCTGGACGTGCGCACGGAGGGGGTCGCGGTGCTCGTCTCCGACCTGGTGGGCCGGGTGCTCGCCGAGGCGTCCGTGCCGATCGGCGACGACACGGGCACCGGGACGGCCGTGGAGCAGGCGGTCTCCCTGGTCGAGCGGGCGGTGAAGGAGGCGGAGGCGGCGGGGGCGCCCCCGCGCGCGGGGGAGCGCACCTGGGGCAGGCTGCACACCCTGGGCATCGGCGCGCCCGGCCTGATCGACCCCGCCACCGGGGAACTGCGCGACTCCAGCGGTCTGCCCGAGTGGCACCGCCGTCTGGTGGCGGCGCTCCAGGAACGCTTCCCCGACGCCCGCGCGCACGTGGAGAACGAGACCAACCTCGCCGCCCTGGCCGAGCAGCGCGAGGGGGTCGCCCGCGACCGCGACACCTTCGTCCTGCTGTGGCTGGGCCACGGCACCGGCGCGGCCGT is part of the Streptomyces asoensis genome and harbors:
- a CDS encoding uracil-xanthine permease family protein; translated protein: MDLGVRWKLHGDGRTPAPGAVVRPDERLSWPRTAGLGAQHVVAMFGASFVAPVLMGLDPNLAIMMSGVSTVIFLLATRGRVPSYLGCSLSFVGVAAVIRAQGGTSATVTGAVFVVGVALFLVGLAVQRFGAGIIHTAMPPIVTGAVVMLIGFNLAPVTATTYWPQDQWTALLVMAFTGTAVVCLRGFLSRIAIFLGLVFGYGVSWLFDRVFGRIHSADASGKVTDHWRLDLSGVAHADWIGLPSFHGPSFEWSAILVALPVVIALVAENAGHVKAVGEMTGDDLDDRLGTAISADGVGSMLSTAVGGPPNTTYSENIGVMAATRVYSTAAYWAAAGFALLFGLCPKFGAVVAAIPGGVLGGITVILYGMIGLLGAQIWITAGVDLRNPLNLVPAAAGIIIGVGNVTLTFTDTFSLSGIALGTLVVVIGYHALRAFAPAHLKAGRPLLDGGTSSYDEASS
- a CDS encoding glycoside hydrolase family 6 protein; this translates as MVAAASVVVVLGAAAGTLTAYGDGGDDGPRGAGRPHPKASASLVVPASAPPPSPSVSASASVPAARPKPSPGRTARVPRAAAGSTGLYRHPDSQVLDWVRANPGDPRTAVIESEIASRPAAVWFTEYDPETVTSRVRAVTSGAAAQGRVPVLVAYAIPDRDCGGASEGGAPDLDAYAGWIDAFAAGLGRGEAVVVLEPDSVAQTDCLDAAVRAARLAALARAGRVLKGADPRARVYYDAGHSAWNSPAAQAALLRQAGAASAASSDGIFSNVSNFHRTADEVAYDRRVLDALGGPPGLGAVIDTSRNGNGAPADGEWCDPDGRSIGSAPTFRTGQDRIDAYLWVKLPGESDGCKGAAGEFSPSYAYELASS
- a CDS encoding ROK family transcriptional regulator — protein: MPASPSTARAINDRLALRLLQQQGPLTAGQLKQLTGLSRPTVADLVERLAAAGLIEVVGEAGEQRRGPNARLYGIVADRAHLAALDVRTEGVAVLVSDLVGRVLAEASVPIGDDTGTGTAVEQAVSLVERAVKEAEAAGAPPRAGERTWGRLHTLGIGAPGLIDPATGELRDSSGLPEWHRRLVAALQERFPDARAHVENETNLAALAEQREGVARDRDTFVLLWLGHGTGAAVVLDGALRRGASGGTGEIGFLPVPGTDGLPSATDCEGGFHSLAGSVAIAELAREHGRTARAHADEPVAAALVRAAVAAVDAPDPGADAAAAAGFLDALADRLALGVASVVAVLDPGCVVLGGEVGQAGGEALARRVATRLRRMAPLPTEVRPAVLGGGAVLRGALLTARDAAQDDLFGTAPGTPGVGPA
- a CDS encoding acyl-CoA thioesterase; translation: MTAPAPTAPAPTASAVPYGRIVPVTVHFDDLDALGMLHNARYPLLVERAWSEFWQDNGVRFDGDWASAGDACNVVRELRIGYEVPVTRSGPYAVHLWLERLGRTGLTYGFRLCSADGGTTYARGTRVLVRLDAATLRPTPWSEAFRAAGRALLRPAD
- a CDS encoding MFS transporter, which produces MSQVGGAIHAPSQVRRSRYAVAAVFAVHGAVTGSFATRVPWIQDHAGVSTGQLGFALAFTAFGAACAMPLAGSVTHRFGSRTALRALLALWTLSLTLPALAPNLLTLCLAMFTYGASAGMADVAMNALGVEVERLLDRSIMSGLHGMWSAGALVGSAGGTLAAHLGADARVHHVLAAGVLTLLGLLACRWVLDLRPAEDEEPPPRFALPPRSALLIGAVGFCAVFAEGASLDWSAVYLRDELASSAAAAAACTTGFMFTMAVARIAGDAVVNRFGAVRTVRAGGVLAAVGGLLIVLAGHPAVAMGGFGLMGLGIAVVVPLCFAAAGHSGPNPSQAIAGVATITYTSGLIAPSLIGGVAQATSLVVSFGVVTLLACGLVLFAGVLRSGERTRAKVSPQAAAVPGPRP
- a CDS encoding DUF5995 family protein yields the protein MPQSEQITPHVQNGVDTGTGPARPGVDAVLARMRALDAVLPPGDGVAVFNRVYLAVTEEVDRRIDTGRFPDADAAVTLDVRFAERYLDAVDPVCDDGRPPACWRPLLQFRRHPGVRPLQFALAGVNAHIGHDLALAVVDACRGLGCEPADLEDEFDRVGDLLGSLEERVREELMPGPDLLQIADPLTHLLGSWSLERARDATWTAARALWALRRLPDVAEEFTQRLDTAVGFAGRMMLTPLPGLVRCAPAR